The genomic region AAAGCCGACTTGTTCAtcaaatgtgaaacataaacttGCCACAGAAGAAAAATAGCAATAAATCGACAACCAATCTAGCCAACAATCTAATAAGTTTTTGATAAGCCATTAGATTCTGACCTTTTCTTTGCTCCCCGCACTCCCTGCGATCTTTGCAAACTGACCAAAGAGCTGACCAACAGCTCCGGATGGCAGCAGAGACAAACACAGTTTCCCCTTTTTGGGGAGAGCAAACAAGACCTCTGCGGAAACATCAAAAGACATACAAACATTTTATCAATTGAAAGATACAGTTTATATTTTCTCCCCAAAATCTCAAACTATTCATCAAACGAAAAAAATACTATGTTATATTCCAATGAGATCATCTGCACAATATGTATTATAAgtctattttttaataaaataaaaaattaagggcCCCCAATTTAAATCAAGACATGTATAACAAATTCTATTCCAACcagaagaaaaattaatttcaacaagaaaaatttcacttaaaaaaactaaacttacAGAATCCAGCGTGAAAGAAGGTAAATCGAGCTCCTGATTCTTCATGAGGGCAAGAATAAAAGGATCGATGGATAAGTAGAGATTCTTCACCAAAACGGCGCCGTCGCAACCGCTGGGAATTTTGAGCAGAATTTTGGAAGTTCTCAGCGACATATCGGATTCTTTCACAGATGTTTTGACATAGTTGTGAGTATCACTTGCTTGTTGCTAATTTCCTCACCCATTTTGCCGTTAATTCTGGTGGAATTCTGGTGTTCAGCTTCATTGTTTTATATCTGAAAATCCCTAGAAAAGCTCTTGGCTAATTGAGTAGATGTTTGGGTTGTTGTGTAGTAGCGGCGCCTCTGTAGGAGAATCATAGGGAGCTCTAATTTTCTATGGAAGggacatcttttttttttatattatttagatccgtgaactttaaaaatacaATTTGAGGTCCGTCAACTGTGAGTTAATAtcacttttttactattttcaagtttttttggatgaaaatacgctcaatcatattttttaatttaacctatcacatactcatatggttttttgtaaatgataataaatagccTAAAGTGGAcatatgataaagtaagagagagaataacatagaagagagtcttatctacattattctctatcttactttaccctttcttcattaattatttattactccctctgtccgtgaAACGTTTtccagtttttccattttggtccgtacgttatgttgtccactttgctattattttacttttttggtaaatggttctcatattccactaactcattacactcacattctattataaattcaatattaaatatgggacctacattccactaacttctttcactcacttttctttacatttctcaaaacacgTGCCGAAtcaaacatggacaacattttgcggaCGGAGGAAGTCTTCATTTGTTCAAAAcggagtgcagaaaatgaaatgtgacaaaatttcagggacggagggagtagtttaaaatatgtataaaaaaatatgggtatgtgataagtttattaaaaatatgtacccggtattgagggtattttcatccaaaaaacttgaaaatagtaaaaaaatattttaattgatattaactcatagttgacagacttcaaatgatattttaaagttcacggatctaaaatgatacattaacaaagttcgtggactaaTAAAATATTCCTTCTTCTCAATAATAGGCGGGGGTATTTTCTTCAGCaaccatttaattaaaaaacaaatattaacaCCTAAAGCCCCTAACCAGCCGCAATTCTCCAACACTGAACACTTGAAAAAAGATCCAATTACGTGGGCCCACCAGGCCATATAAGGGAAACTGAACGAGTCTcagtttgtattttcttttatgactTTAGGTTATGGCTGgcaaaatttattgtatttatagATCATTAGGTTATTAAGTTCACTACATTTGACTCATTCACGCACAACATTTGTAAAGTTGTTTCAATACTTTCAATATTTTTCGTAAAAATGCGACACAATATtagacttattatttatttagtttgacttaaagtttaaattttgtctgcatatttatttaaaaagatattTTGAACCACAGTTTAAAGATTTTGTCCACTTaggtagagtacttgtattttaaagtctaaaattaggcttgtatatttaaaacatattttgtcctatacattaataaattttgtcaattagatagagtacttgtattttaaagtctaaattAGGCtcctatattaaaaaaacattttcatcctatacattaataattagtagagtacttgtattttaaagttccaaaattaggctcgtatattaaaaaaacatattttgtcctatacattaatagATTTTGTCAATTAGGTAGAGTACTTTTATTTTCAAGTCTAATattaggctcgtatattaaaaacatatttttatcctatacattaataattagtagagtacttgtattttaaagtccaaaattaggctcgcatattaaaaaaaacatattttgtcctatacaataataatcaattaagtGTCTTCGCTTCTGGTCCTAACCTATAtatttcaattcatatttaacaTGTTAATCAAGTCAATCCATATTAACTCATTCATCAAGTCAAAAGGAGATTAATTAACCATtaaatattaacaaaattagtattttaatatggCCAAGGCATATAACCAGATCTAGGAATGAACGGCGATTGGGGTCGAGGGGGGCCGATCGACCCCACTGCCAGCCCATGAATACGGCCAGAATCAAGCTTCTGTCGTGTGCTTCAAGTCTTCGACCCAACAATGTAGAAAGAATAGCAGATATGCAACGGCTAATGAAAAGGAGAGTGTTAATCAAGGATCAATTGAgaatttatactatatttattggAGGATATGAAGAAAACTACACGTTATGGCTTAATAAAATGTTAATCTAGGCGCTATAAAGTTATTTATGAAGGTATTAAGACACTAAATGTtctagtgtatttttttttcatagtcATAACATAATTACATCACTTTATCTGTGTTCATGGATTAATGTGAAATCACATTTTATGTGAGAATcgagaataatattttgaatgtatAAACTTGGATAATTCACGGTAAAAATTAACcgtatgaaaataatatatttattcgtgactagtgggattttaatgcatatctttcacttaatttaatatataaaaacgccaaactataaacaaagttcaagaaacaaaagaaaaatataagtagggttgaatttaatatacatcacatttattataaatccCTTCTATAGATGTGCCTCTCTCCTATTACACTGGAATTCTTGGTAAATTTGTTTGTCAAATTAGCCGCCGTATGTATCGTATCAGTGCATATTATTGTAGGATAATTTgcctataaatttataaactttcatcaaaatatagtttttgcatacagactttacaattcatatgtaaattatcaaactattaatttgttctattttgcaaccaaactattaaattcacatgtaaacgatcaaactattaatttgttctgattttgcaaccaaactaTTGATTCGATTTGATTTTGCATTTTAACTATTAAATGTGACATAAACCAAAATAATGTTAAATTTTATAGTTAAATAATTCATTGGTTGAATTATGGTTATAAAATTATATCAAACCATTTTAAACTCAAAATCTTAATCGgaagcaaaatcagaataaatcaatacgtgttttaaaatgttaacaataataacacataaccacatcatacacGCATCGCTAACAAAAGTATTAGACTTAAGTAATAatctttaaatgaaattttctgcgTCTATCACTGCATATTTTGACGATCATTTTGTGAAGGTATGGCCGGTATCACTGCATATGTTGGATTTTACGAGATTTGCTCTTTAAAAAAGGGTGAACTCGTCTTTATATCGGCTGCATCAGGAGTTGTAGGTTAGCTTGTTGGCCAATTTGCTAAGCTATTTAGGTGTTATGTCGTTGGAAGCGCAGGATCACAACATAATGTCTTTTAActattcttttaaattaatttataaaaatccattcaccaacttcttttttcaatttgaatttgcaTAATTTGTTGGTGATTAAATGTATAtggaatataatagtaataattaacataaataaccTACAGTCAAAAGTCAACTCTAATTCAAggtttaaatattaaataagcattatctttaataaaaaatattaataaaaataacctCAGCAATTATCTTAATACTGAAGCAGCAATTTTCTTTTTGGGGTTGtaattactttatattttttagagttaatttaattatatatattactttgttCAAGGTTGACCTTTTGAAGAACATATTGGGGTTTGTTGATGCATTCAACTACAATGAAGAATCGTACCTGAATGAAGCCATAAAGAGGTATACATATAAagtgacaaaattaattaatttcttttacatatataattaactGATCTGACCATATAGATTATGGGCCAACAAGATATTGGGTCGGGTCGGGCCGGTCCAATCCaaagatatatatacatatagccCATATGGCCCTAGCTAGtcacataaataaacaaaaaacatatatttatgaTCAAAATTTCCCTTTCGGTCTAACGAGCACAACCCCGACCCGTACTTTGTTATCTCTAATAAGTGTATGAAATTAATCACAACTATTTAGGTACTTCCCCGAATGGATCGACATATATTTCGAAAATGTAGGAGGCAAAATGCTCGATTCGGTGCTCCTGAACATTAGACCCCACGGTCGCATCACCGTCTGTGGGACGATCTCGCAGTATGACAAGGAGGAGCCAGACATGACACACAACTTGATGTATGTGATCGTAAAGAAAATCCGAATGCAAGGATTCGTCGTCTTCGACTACTTCATTGTTGAAGGAATTGAGGCTGTGCCAGCTGCTTTGGTTGGACACTTTTCTGGTCGCAAAGTGGGAAAGCAAGTTGTTCTTGTGGCTCGTGATTGATCAATTTGGTCCTATCGATCTTGATTTAATGGACGGTGACGATTGATTTGTGTATTaatttatatctaaaataatttatGTTAGCTTCAATAAAGAATTACCATTTTTATACATGTTAGAAACTAGAAACTAAGAGATGAAACTTCTTTTTTCTACTTTGAAGAATAAATCAAAGGCAACATTGAAATTTTCTTTgcttaaaattatttaattcattaaaaaaaattctcgaTGACCTAGTCAAGAGAAATCGACGCTTGAATACACTAGTCAAAGGGATAGAACTTTTGAATTTGAGTGAAAGTAATGCCACTGAATAGTTCACATTTCGATCTCATACTTTGCATTCAGTCACAGCAGGAGATGTTGTTAGATACacaataatttattattcttgaattataatattttaaaattaatatttccatgttgaaattttgtataatagtaTAGTTTTATCATCTTTCAACCACCATTATATGGgcttaaattaaactaaaatatcaCAGTCTTCTAAACGTTATATGTTGCATTCTTATCGAGGAACATGTGTCAAAAAGACTTCAACGACGTCCCTTAATGAtgtattatgtatttttaaactAACATTATAATTATGAATCAAAATTTTATCTCTCATTAAAGTACTCTAAGATAAGTTGAGAACACAAATTTCCTATCCAATTTATATTCTGAATCCGCCGGCAATGGTTGAtcaattattgatatttattgTACTAGTATTATATTAGTATTACTCCTACGCAGTCATTTTGTTATTCAAGGTCTGCTGCTATAAAtccaacatttatttttcacaagcatggtcaattttatagtactcctcGGACCATCCCCACACATCTAAAAATAAACGTATTTCACGCTTGGTTAAAGAaaattattcctttcaatttatTGCACTTCCAAATTTTCAACACATAATAGGAAGCAATTTTTTTCCAACACATATTGTTTTATAAAGGGATGTCGGTCTCAAAAATCATCGAAATTAGGCCAAGATTTAGTATTTCCCAATAACTTAAAAAATGGTTTAAAATATAACAAACTTTACACTTAATTTGTttgttagtactactatttcccATGGCAGGTCAATCACCATATCCAACCAACTTCCAAGCATTTTTTATCTTACTTGGCACTTACTAAATCATTGTGATTTTCATTGTAGCTTTTCAATGTTTatctaaaatattataaacacttCACGGTTGCCCACGTATAATAAgattttttctgaaaatatcatatttgtgCCGAGTTGtgaaataacaataaaatgtaaagtttgtgataatTTAGACTATTTTTAATGTTCTTGGGAAAAACTAATACTTGGAAAATTTCATGATATTATATGTCAAGATCACTTCAATTTAgaatataaacaaaacaaaacacataatgaAAAATGGAGGGAAACACGCAGATTGTATCGAAAGACTACGTGAAGGGTTTGATAAAGGAATCAGATTTTATTCTGAAAGCCTCATAAATCAAACGGAATATTCCCAACGGTGCCTTTTTGGTGAAGGAAAAGGGAAAACACGGACCTCACcggggggcaaaagagtcaatATAATTGCGCTTCACCGGGGGTAAAATTAGGGTTGGCCCGATTTGTTTGACTCCTAATtcaacacttcattgattattttataatatagataactaaaaaaataactttcaattttatattaaatatataaattatatactaaattttattaatataataatagataaaataaattggaaacttcaaattcactaagaaaaacatttaaaattctaaaatatgctttgaaatttcttgatgtttatgttttattttgcataaatctcaataGTATTTAATCgtgtttatgtttgaa from Salvia splendens isolate huo1 unplaced genomic scaffold, SspV2 ctg550, whole genome shotgun sequence harbors:
- the LOC121790568 gene encoding 2-alkenal reductase (NADP(+)-dependent)-like gives rise to the protein MAGITAYVGFYEICSLKKGELVFISAASGVVDLLKNILGFVDAFNYNEESYLNEAIKRYFPEWIDIYFENVGGKMLDSVLLNIRPHGRITVCGTISQYDKEEPDMTHNLMYVIVKKIRMQGFVVFDYFIVEGIEAVPAALVGHFSGRKVGKQVVLVARD